Proteins from a single region of Candidatus Omnitrophota bacterium:
- a CDS encoding UvrB/UvrC motif-containing protein encodes MMCDLCSKEPATVHLTEIINEKVTELHLCEACASEKSAQMDQNFGLADLLAGLADFGKPSGAGDALTAQCPVCGMNYEDFRKVGRLGCGECYKTFASGLGPLVKRIHGANKHLGKVPPLAGGVASKKRAYKPSAKPAPDIAEIAEGPDLAGLKQNLQEAIAREDFEEAARLRDRIKEAEARAGGKKGGGPHDG; translated from the coding sequence GTGATGTGTGATCTTTGCAGCAAAGAACCGGCCACGGTTCATCTCACGGAAATCATCAACGAAAAGGTGACGGAGCTGCATCTCTGTGAGGCATGCGCAAGCGAGAAAAGCGCGCAGATGGACCAGAACTTTGGTTTAGCGGATCTTTTGGCCGGCTTGGCGGATTTTGGAAAGCCTTCCGGGGCCGGCGATGCGCTCACCGCGCAGTGTCCGGTGTGCGGTATGAACTATGAGGATTTCCGAAAGGTCGGGCGCCTGGGTTGCGGCGAGTGTTACAAAACCTTTGCTTCGGGCTTGGGCCCTTTGGTCAAGCGGATTCACGGGGCCAATAAGCATCTGGGAAAGGTTCCCCCCTTGGCCGGCGGAGTCGCATCCAAGAAGCGCGCCTATAAGCCTTCCGCAAAACCGGCGCCGGATATCGCGGAGATTGCGGAAGGTCCGGATCTTGCCGGACTCAAGCAGAATCTTCAAGAGGCAATTGCGCGCGAAGATTTTGAGGAAGCTGCGCGCCTGCGGGACCGGATTAAAGAAGCGGAAGCCCGGGCGGGCGGAAAGAAAGGCGGGGGGCCTCATGACGGATAA
- a CDS encoding protein arginine kinase, with protein sequence MTDKGDSDWIDRLLNQTSEWLSGTGRASEVVISTRIRLARNLVPMPFSHWARPQQAAKVMSLVEEAVRASPMLQDSLFLRMADVDEVDKQFLIERHLMSKEHAVHPKNKALVVTPDERVSIMVNEEDHLRIQVMQSGADMTRAWKTANQVDDELGKRLAYAFSPDLGFLTACPTNVGTGMRASVMMHLPSLVITKQINKVLQAISKLSLTVRGLYGEGTEASGNFFQVSNQVSLGLSEEEIIHNLEGILSQVLEYEQSARKSLLAQNRGVIEDKVWRAYGILRNARIITSAETIDLLSTVRLGIDLKILHHPDRSLINELFNVTQPAHLQKLEGKVLEPLERDIKRASLIRDKLSLSGA encoded by the coding sequence ATGACGGATAAGGGTGATTCCGACTGGATTGACCGGCTTTTGAACCAAACCAGCGAGTGGCTTTCCGGTACAGGCCGCGCATCGGAAGTCGTCATTTCCACGCGCATCCGGTTGGCACGTAATTTGGTGCCCATGCCCTTTTCCCACTGGGCCCGTCCGCAGCAAGCGGCTAAAGTGATGAGTTTGGTGGAGGAGGCCGTCAGGGCGAGTCCTATGTTGCAGGACTCCCTGTTTTTGCGCATGGCTGATGTGGACGAAGTGGACAAGCAATTCCTGATCGAACGCCATCTCATGAGCAAGGAACACGCCGTGCATCCGAAGAACAAGGCGCTTGTTGTGACTCCGGATGAACGCGTGAGCATTATGGTCAACGAGGAAGACCACCTGCGCATCCAGGTGATGCAGTCCGGCGCGGATATGACGCGTGCCTGGAAGACCGCGAACCAGGTGGACGATGAACTGGGCAAGCGGCTGGCCTATGCCTTTTCACCGGACTTGGGTTTTCTGACAGCATGCCCCACCAATGTGGGCACGGGTATGCGCGCTTCAGTCATGATGCACTTGCCTTCCTTGGTCATCACCAAGCAAATCAACAAAGTTTTGCAGGCCATCTCCAAACTTTCGTTAACTGTGCGCGGCCTTTACGGCGAAGGCACGGAAGCCAGCGGGAATTTTTTCCAGGTTTCAAATCAAGTGAGTCTGGGTTTGAGCGAGGAAGAAATCATTCACAACCTGGAAGGGATTCTGAGCCAGGTCCTGGAGTATGAACAGTCGGCCCGCAAGTCTTTGTTGGCGCAGAATCGCGGGGTCATTGAAGACAAGGTGTGGCGGGCCTACGGCATTTTGCGGAACGCGCGCATTATTACCAGCGCCGAGACCATTGATCTCCTGTCCACGGTGCGTCTGGGCATTGACCTCAAGATCCTGCACCACCCGGACCGGAGTCTGATCAATGAACTCTTCAATGTGACCCAACCCGCCCACCTCCAAAAGCTTGAAGGCAAGGTTTTGGAACCCCTTGAACGGGATATCAAGCGTGCCAGTTTGATAAGGGATAAGTTAAGTCTTTCCGGCGCATAA
- the ilvE gene encoding branched-chain-amino-acid transaminase codes for MVNREDAKVSVFDHGFLYGDGVFEGIRSYNGRIWKLEEHVKRLYASAHTILLQIGMSQREMIDAVAATVRGNNLHDAYIRLVVSRGEGDLGLDPRKCSKPNIIIIADKIVLYPQELYEKGIQVVTVPTRRNLPEALNAQVKSLNYLNNILAKIEATNAHAQEALMLSSDGYVAECTGENVFFVREGQLVTSPVHLGVLKGITATAVMDMARARGVDVVDQTFTRYDLWNADEAFLTGTAAEIVPVVMVDGRQVGSGTPGELTRKLREDFKTLTQSEGYPIYEVSKQ; via the coding sequence ATGGTTAACCGGGAAGACGCCAAGGTGTCCGTGTTTGATCACGGCTTTCTCTACGGAGACGGGGTCTTTGAAGGAATCCGTTCCTACAACGGCAGGATTTGGAAGCTGGAAGAGCATGTGAAGCGTTTGTACGCTTCCGCGCACACGATTCTTTTGCAGATCGGGATGTCGCAGCGGGAGATGATCGATGCCGTCGCTGCTACAGTGCGCGGGAACAACCTGCATGATGCCTATATCCGCCTGGTGGTCAGCCGGGGCGAAGGGGATTTGGGGCTGGATCCGCGCAAGTGCTCCAAGCCCAATATCATTATTATCGCGGACAAGATTGTGCTCTATCCTCAGGAACTCTACGAAAAGGGCATTCAGGTGGTCACGGTGCCCACGCGGCGCAACCTGCCCGAGGCCCTCAACGCCCAGGTTAAGAGTTTGAACTACCTTAACAATATTTTGGCCAAGATTGAGGCCACGAATGCGCATGCCCAGGAGGCCTTGATGCTCAGCTCGGACGGGTATGTGGCGGAGTGCACGGGAGAGAACGTGTTCTTTGTGCGTGAGGGGCAGTTGGTGACCTCGCCGGTGCATTTGGGAGTGCTCAAAGGAATCACTGCCACCGCAGTCATGGATATGGCGCGCGCCCGGGGCGTGGACGTGGTGGATCAGACCTTTACGCGCTATGATTTGTGGAATGCGGATGAGGCGTTTCTTACCGGGACCGCGGCCGAGATCGTGCCCGTGGTCATGGTGGACGGACGCCAGGTGGGCAGCGGAACGCCCGGCGAACTGACACGGAAGTTGCGGGAGGATTTTAAAACCCTCACGCAGAGTGAAGGGTATCCCATTTATGAGGTGTCCAAACAGTGA